A stretch of the Lolium perenne isolate Kyuss_39 chromosome 3, Kyuss_2.0, whole genome shotgun sequence genome encodes the following:
- the LOC127345151 gene encoding ethylene-responsive transcription factor ERF020-like gives MSRAEAEEERCRYKGVRRRRWGKWVSEIRVPGTRERLWLGSYATPEGAAVAHDTAVYFLRGGLLADSGASALNFPERAAAAYGTGSVAPLSPRSVQSVASDAGMAADAQLVAARDSAAEAAATGPRQYAELRAGAGAAQGGANAYAYTHMGGGYSGGSSGGREQLVHGDISVDDMEILM, from the coding sequence ATGAGCCgggcggaggcggaggaggagcggtGCCGGTACAAgggcgtgcggcggcggcggtgggggaaGTGGGTGTCGGAGATCCGGGTGCCCGGGACGAGGGAGCGCCTGTGGCTCGGCTCCTACGCCACGCCCGAGGGCGCCGCGGTGGCGCACGACACCGCCGTCTACTTCCTCCGCGGCGGCCTCCTCGCAGACAGTGGCGCGTCGGCGCTCAACTTCCCGGAGCGCGCGGCCGCCGCGTACGGCACCGGCTCCGTCGCGCCCCTGTCGCCGCGGTCCGTGCAGAGCGTGGCGTCCGACGCCGGCATGGCCGCCGACGCGCAGCTCGTGGCGGCGCGGGACAGCGCGGCCGAGGCCGCCGCCACCGGGCCGAGGCAGTACGCGGAGCtgcgcgccggcgccggcgccgcgcaGGGTGGCGCGAACGCGTACGCGTACACGCATATGGGCGGCGGGTATAGTGGCGGCAGCAGTGGCGGCAGGGAGCAGCTCGTTCACGGGGACATTAGCGTCGATGACATGGAGATTTTGATGTAA
- the LOC127345153 gene encoding abhydrolase domain-containing protein C22H12.03 — protein sequence MAAPPPRALAAEPRRAPLSVGLAPPRRGARAAVSRSRQEIVYSRGRLVSTNFNSRSLLCPPCRCTQVAFADTKISYQPDADKHAGVLAYELVQGKLVQWNSFMDKSIPDPPTAVLLHGILGSGKNWGSFAKRLAQEFPMWQFLLVDLRCHGDSASIKKRGPHTVASTAFDVLKLIGQLRLSPRVLVGHSFGGKVALSMVEQAAKPLPRPVRVWVLDATPGKVRSGLDGEDHPAELIEFLRRMPRQVNSKQEVVDALVKAKFSLDVARWVATNLRRSSPVGLRSSSSFSWIFDLNGISEMYKSYEDTNLWGIVDDVPRGVHINFLKAERSLHRWALEDLQRIHTAEELAADEAGGVEMHLLEDAGHWVHADNPDGLFRILSSTFRVETSIRGVQD from the exons atggcggcgccgccgccgcgcgccctcGCAGCGGAGCCGAGGAGGGCGCCGCTCTCCGTGGGCCTCGCGCCGCCGCGGCGCGGGGCCAGGGCTGCGGTGTCGCGCTCCCGACAG GAAATTGTTTATAGTCGTGGCCGGCTGGTATCGACCAATTTCAATTCAAGGTCATTGCTGTGTCCTCCTTGCCGTTGTACTCAAGTGGCTTTTGCTGACACAAAGATTTCTTATCAGCCTGATGCTGATAAGCATGCTGGAGTTCTG GCCTATGAACTGGTTCAAGGGAAGCTT GTACAATGGAACTCATTTATGGACAAATCAATACCTGATCCACCAACAGCTGTACTCCTTCATGGCATCCTTGGGAGCGGGAAAAACTGGG GGTCCTTTGCTAAGAGGTTAGCTCAGGAATTTCCGATGTGGCAG TTTCTCTTGGTTGATTTGCGTTGCCATGGTGATTCAGCGTCAATTAAGAAAAGAGGACCACACACTGTTGCCTCAACTGCTTTTGATGTTCTAAAGCTG ATTGGGCAACTCAGGCTATCCCCTCGTGTGTTGGTTGGTCACAGCTTTGGTGGAAAAG TGGCTTTGAGTATGGTAGAACAAGCTGCAAAACCACTTCCCCGTCCTGTTAGG GTATGGGTACTTGACGCTACTCCTGGTAAAGTTCGTTCTGGGTTGGATGGCGAAGATCACCCTGCTGAACTTATTGAGTTCCTCAGAAGAATGCCTAGGCAG GTTAATTCAAAGCAGGAAGTTGTTGATGCTCTCGTTAAGGCAAAGTTTTCTCTGGATGTTGCACGG TGGGTGGCAACAAATCTCAGACGAAGCAGTCCAGTAGGACTACGATCTTCTTCAAGCTTCTCGTGGATATTCGACCTAAATGGCATCTCcgagatgtacaagtcatatgaagaTACTAACTTATG GGGGATTGTAGATGATGTGCCACGGGGGGTTCACATTAATTTCCTTAAGGCCGAAAGAAGTTTGCATAGATGGGCTCTTGAAGACCTCCAGAGAATTCATACGGCGGAGGAGCTGGCTGCAGATGAGGCTGGAGGGGTGGAAATGCATCTGCTTGAAGATGCTGGACATTGG GTTCATGCAGATAACCCTGATGGGCTCTTCAGAATCCTATCATCGACCTTCCGCGTCGAGACTTCCATAAGAGGGGTGCAGGATTGA